One Saccharomyces kudriavzevii IFO 1802 strain IFO1802 genome assembly, chromosome: 4 genomic region harbors:
- the SNQ2 gene encoding ATP-binding cassette transporter SNQ2 (similar to Saccharomyces cerevisiae SNQ2 (YDR011W); ancestral locus Anc_3.220) — MSSIKNTRDGSNNVATRSSSASYAASEESFSGAAHDKEKQNDTPADKLTRMLTGPARDTVSHVSATVSDMSPDVVSKVESFADALSRHTTRSGAFNMDAGGDDGFDAHAIFESFVRDADEQGIHIRKAGVTIENISAKGVDASALEGATFGNILCLPLSIFRGIKAKKHQKMREIICNVNALAEAGEMILVLGRPGAGCSSFLKVTAGEIDQFAGGVSGDIAYDGIPQKEMMKRYKADVIYNGELDVHFPYLTVKQTLDFAIACKTPALRVNNVSKEEYIASRRHLYATIFGLRHTYNTKVGNDFVRGVSGGERKRVSIAEALAAKGSIYCWDNATRGLDSSTALEYAKAIRIMTNLLKSTAFVTIYQASENIYETFDKVTVLYSGKQIYFGLINEAKPYFAKMGYLCPPRQVTAEFLTALTDPNGFHLIKPGYENKVPRTAEEFETYWLNSPEFAQLRNDIAAYNEKVNTEKTKEVYNESMAQEKSKFTRKKSYYTVSYWQQVNLCTQRGFQRIYGNKSYTVINVCAAIIQSFITGSLFYNTPSSTSGAFSRGGVLYFALLYYSLMGLANISFEHRPILQKHKGYSLYHPSAEAIGSTLAAFPFRMIGLTCFFIILFFLSGLHRTAGSFFTIYLFLTMCSEAINGLFEMVSSVCDTLSQANSISGILMMSISMYSTYMIQLPSMHPWFKWISYVLPIRYAFESMLNAEFHGRHMDCADTLVPSGGNYSSLSDDYKVCAFVGSKPGQSYVLGDDYLKNQFQYVYKHTWRNFGILWCFLIGYIVLKVVFTEYKRPVKGGGDALIFKKGSKRFVAPVDEESPDNINDIDAKEQFSSESSGANDEVFDELEAKGVFIWKDVCFTIPYEGSTRMLLDNVSGYCVPGTMTALMGESGAGKTTLLNTLAQRNVGIITGDMLVNGRPIDASFERRTGYVQQQDIHIAELTVRESLQFSARMRRPQRLPDSEKMEYVEKIIRVLGMEEYAEALVGEVGCGLNVEQRKKLSIGVELVAKPDLLLFLDEPTSGLDSQSSWAIIQLLRKLSKAGQSILCTIHQPSATLFEEFDRLLLLKKGGQTVYFGDIGKNSAAILGYFEQNGARKCDHDENPAEYILEAIGAGATASVKEDWHEKWLNSPEYKQSQDKVQELINDLSKQETKSEFGDQPSKYATSYIYQFRYVLIRTSTSFWRSLNYIMSKMMLMMVGGLYIGFTFFNVGKSYVGLQNAMFAAFISIILSAPAMNQIQARAIASRELFEVRESQSNMFHWSLVLITQYLSELPYHLLFSTVFFVSSYFPLRIFFEASRSAVYFLNYCIMFQLYYVGLGLLILYMSPNLPSANVILGLCLSFMLSFCGVTQPVSLMPGFWTFMWKASPYTYFVQNLVGIMLHKKPVVCKKKELNYFNPPNGSTCGEYMKQFLEKSTGYIENPDATSDCAYCIYEVGDNYLTHISSKYSYLWRNFGIYWIYIFFNIIAMICVYYLFHVRQSSFLSPAFIIKKIKNARKKKQ; from the coding sequence ATGAGTAGTATCAAAAACACGCGGGATGGCTCGAACAATGTTGCGACTAGAAGCTCAAGTGCTTCATATGCAGCTTCGGAAGAGTCCTTCTCCGGCGCAGCCCACGACAAAGAGAAGCAGAACGATACCCCGGCAGATAAGCTAACCAGGATGCTAACAGGGCCTGCAAGAGATACTGTGAGTCACGTCAGTGCCACTGTCTCTGATATGTCACCGGATGTCGTATCCAAAGTAGAATCCTTCGCAGACGCCCTATCCCGTCATACCACAAGAAGCGGAGCCTTCAACATGGACGCAGGCGGCGATGACGGATTCGACGCCCACgccatctttgaaagtttcGTAAGAGATGCCGATGAGCAAGGAATCCATATTCGTAAGGCCGGAGTCACAATAGAGAACATCAGCGCCAAGGGTGTAGATGCAAGCGCTCTAGAGGGTGCCACTTTCGGTAACATATTATGCTTACCATTAAGCATCTTCAGAGGTATCAAGGCCaagaaacatcaaaaaatgagagAGATCATATGCAACGTTAATGCTCTAGCAGAGGCAGGTGAGATGATTTTGGTTCTTGGAAGGCCAGGCGCCGGTTGTTCCTCCTTTTTAAAAGTTACTGCAGGTGAGATAGACCAATTTGCTGGCGGTGTTTCGGGTGATATAGCATACGACGGTATCCCTCAAAAGGAGATGATGAAACGATATAAAGCGGATGTTATCTACAACGGTGAGTTAGATGTTCATTTTCCTTACTTGACGGTTAAACAAACTTTGGATTTCGCTATCGCTTGCAAAACGCCTGCTTTGAGAGTAAACAACGTTTCCAAAGAGGAGTACATTGCATCTAGAAGACATTTATATGCCACAATTTTCGGTTTAAGACATACTTATAACACTAAAGTCGGTAACGATTTCGTTAGGGGTGTATCTGGTGGTGAACGTAAACGTGTTTCTATTGCCGAAGCCCTAGCCGCTAAGGGCTCCATTTACTGCTGGGATAATGCCACAAGAGGTCTAGATTCGTCCACAGCCCTGGAATATGCGAAGGCCATCCGTATTATGACCAACTTATTAAAGTCGACGGCATTTGTTACAATTTACCAAGCAAGTGAGAACATTTACGAAACTTTTGATAAGGTCACCGTCCTTTACTCAGGTAAACAAATTTATTTTGGTTTAATTAATGAGGCGAAACCATATTTTGCAAAAATGGGTTATTTATGTCCTCCAAGGCAAGTTACTGCTGAATTTTTAACAGCCTTAACAGATCCAAATGGGTTCCATCTGATCAAGCCGGGATATGAAAATAAAGTTCCAAGAACAGCCGAAGAATTCGAAACTTATTGGTTAAATTCTCCAGAATTCGCTCAATTAAGGAACGATATTGCTGCTTACAATGAGAAAGTGAATACcgaaaagacaaaagaGGTGTACAACGAATCAATGGcccaagaaaaatcaaaatttactAGGAAGAAATCTTATTATACCGTCTCATATTGGCAACAAGTTAATCTGTGTACTCAACGTGGATTCCAGAGAATCTACGGTAACAAGAGTTATACAGTCATCAATGTCTGTGCCGCCATTATCCAGTCTTTTATTACCGGCTCATTATTTTATAATACCCCTTCATCTACATCCGGTGCCTTTTCAAGAGGTGGTGTTTTGTATTTTGCCCTTTTATACTACTCTTTGATGGGGCTGGCAAATATTTCCTTCGAACATAGACCAATCTTGCAAAAACACAAAGGTTATTCCCTGTATCATCCTTCAGCAGAGGCCATTGGTTCCACTCTAGCTGCATTCCCCTTCCGCATGATTGGTTTAACatgttttttcatcattttattcttcttatCAGGGTTGCATAGAACAGCGGGATCATTTTTTACCATCTATTTGTTTTTAACCATGTGTTCAGAGGCAATAAATGGTTTATTTGAGATGGTTTCTTCTGTGTGTGACACTCTTTCTCAGGCAAACTCTATTTCCGGTATTCTGATGATGTCCATCTCCATGTATTCTACCTACATGATCCAATTACCATCAATGCACCCATGGTTCAAATGGATATCTTACGTTTTACCTATCAGGTATGCTTTCGAGTCTATGTTGAATGCGGAATTTCATGGAAGACACATGGATTGTGCTGACACTTTAGTGCCCAGTGGAGGAAACTATAGTAGCTTATCTGATGACTACAAAGTGTGCGCTTTTGTTGGTTCGAAACCAGGCCAGTCTTATGTGCTTGGTGATGActacttgaaaaatcaatttcagTATGTTTATAAACATACTTGGAGAAACTTTGGTATCCTGTGGTGCTTCCTAATAGGTTATATCGTCTTAAAAGTTGTATTCACAGAATACAAGAGACCAGTGAAAGGCGGCGGTGATGCTCTTATCTTTAAGAAGGGATCAAAGAGGTTTGTCGCGCCCGTGGATGAGGAATCTCCAGACAATATCAATGATATAGATGCCAAGGAGCAATTCTCCAGTGAAAGTAGCGGTGCGAATGATGAAGTGTTTGATGAATTAGAGGCCAAGGGTGTTTTTATTTGGAAGGATGTGTGTTTTACGATCCCGTATGAGGGTAGCACAAGAATGCTTTTGGACAATGTCTCAGGGTACTGTGTTCCAGGTACTATGACCGCCTTGATGGGCGAATCAGGTGCTGGTAAGACAACCTTGTTAAATACCCTTGCTCAAAGAAATGTTGGTATCATCACTGGTGACATGCTTGTCAATGGTCGTCCCATTGATGcaagttttgaaagacGTACAGGTTATGTTCAACAACAGGACATTCATATCGCAGAGTTGACTGTCAGAGAATCATTACAGTTTTCTGCTCGTATGCGTCGTCCACAACGTTTACCtgattctgaaaaaatggaatacGTAGAGAAGATCATTAGGGTTTTAGGCATGGAAGAATATGCCGAGGCCCTTGTTGGTGAGGTTGGCTGTGGTTTGAAtgttgaacaaagaaagaaactgTCTATTGGTGTCGAATTGGTCGCTAAACCAGACTTGCTGTTATTCCTTGATGAGCCTACATCAGGTCTAGATTCTCAATCCTCATGGGCTATTATCCAATTATTGAGAAAACTATCTAAAGCTGGTCAGTCCATTCTTTGTACAATTCATCAACCTTCGGCTACTCTGTTCGAAGAGTTCGACAGATTGctgcttttgaaaaagggtGGACAAACTGTTTATTTTGGAGATATTGGTAAAAACTCTGCCGCAATCCTGGGctattttgaacaaaacgGAGCAAGAAAATGTGATCACGATGAAAATCCTGCTGAGTATATCTTAGAAGCTATTGGTGCAGGTGCCACTGCATCCGTCAAGGAGGACTGGCATGAAAAATGGTTAAACTCTCCCGAATATAAACAGTCACAAGACAAAGTACAGGAATTGATCAACGATTTATCGAAACAGGAAACCAAATCCGAATTTGGGGATCAACCTTCCAAATATGCTACCTCTTACATTTATCAGTTCAGATACGTTTTAATCAGAACGTCCACTTCATTTTGGAGAAGTTTGAACTATATCATGTCAAAGATGATGTTAATGATGGTTGGCGGTTTATATATTGGTTTCACGTTTTTCAACGTTGGTAAGAGCTATGTCGGCTTACAAAATGCCATGTTTGCCGCATTTATCTCCATTATCTTGTCTGCACCTGCAATGAATCAAATTCAAGCTCGTGCAATTGCATCCAGGGAGCTTTTCGAGGTCAGAGAATCCCAGTCTAACATGTTCCATTGGTCGCTAGTATTGATTACTCAGTATTTGAGCGAACTTCCATACCACTTACTTTTCTCGACTGTTTTCTTCGTTTCTTCGTATTTCCCattaagaattttttttgaagcttCAAGATCTGCAGTATACTTTTTGAACTACTGTATTATGTTCCAATTATACTACGTTGGTCTTGGTCTGCTAATCCTATACATGTCACCAAACCTACCATCCGCAAATGTTATCTTAGGTTTATGTCTGTCATTTATGCTTTCCTTTTGCGGTGTTACACAACCTGTCTCATTGATGCCTGGCTTCTGGACTTTCATGTGGAAGGCTTCCCCATACACatattttgttcaaaactTGGTCGGCATAATGCTGCACAAGAAACCAGTCGTgtgcaaaaagaaagaattgaacTACTTCAACCCACCAAATGGCTCGACATGCGGTGAGTACATGAAACaatttttagaaaaatctACAGGTTATATTGAAAACCCTGACGCTACTTCTGATTGTGCATACTGTATTTATGAGGTTGGTGATAACTATTTGACACATATTAGCTCCAAGTATAGCTATCTGTGGAGAAACTTTGGAATATATTGGATttacattttcttcaatatcattGCTATGATTTGCGTATACTACCTCTTTCATGTAAGACAATCTTCCTTTCTGAGTCCAGCATTtattataaagaaaatcaaaaacgcaagaaaaaaaaagcagtAA
- the RAD61 gene encoding Rad61p (similar to Saccharomyces cerevisiae RAD61 (YDR014W); ancestral locus Anc_3.235), translated as MRTYGRRGPVFRTSFRSNRGSLSSSNVEFSDDDVNSALPDMSSTMSSSVADDPFEGFLDKRGITEDVSPSPDGTNEDAILSVDPKGSTQNTEITRSDDTSIASIKKEKLSAFNFLDGSKISKTKRRRTYQRHDASTASSIEPNLQDEGNLMMQNESESIKQIYNDINEFILNLPRADDDVLNKMFENELNKDNVEEGENMLTSKDRKYGKSRTILISKNKENEMAEEEEDDQKANAVPTNNPYGDNSEKEGLTSTNHYNELKNMGDTIKYQDDIDFFLSNSKNSVNDSGSINDYFKKLLNLSLMIINDDGFFQYARRYFKKEIISLSFFRVELDFPELMLLQGYLLGKVSESQCDFPPSFESFSIELSRNEGSICRKNRRINKLSHLNFEDFLQETQFKTGLYYSLSLWEMYGKFSASMIKRISIIASNRDLFNQHVIKLIPLLEKMMSDSKFGLIFIKQPDIFDGVISNLNNQFKNMIDNDYFIRTLILLTNMEGHNHKLWESMDMIFQDSMNTILKGIHPLIDAKVDNVLLHLGLCLNLCGGKNCDLEVDDELWHNMRATFLKMIRDDSEVENRLMQGLFYLNFAFVVNQRKEGDYLDSWELNTLTVALEAFESETSQFNEGISSKIEIALHYLRSIHEKKKSTI; from the coding sequence ATGAGAACATATGGCAGGAGGGGTCCAGTTTTCAGAACGTCTTTTCGATCTAATAGGGGATCGTTATCATCTTCTAATGTGGAGTTTAGTGATGACGATGTAAATTCTGCTCTTCCTGACATGAGTTCTACCATGTCTAGCAGTGTTGCGGATGATCCGTTTGAGGGATTTTTGGACAAACGTGGAATTACTGAGGATGTTTCGCCTTCTCCTGATGGTACTAATGAGGATGCCATTTTATCAGTGGATCCAAAAGGGAGTACTCAAAATACTGAAATAACCAGGAGTGATGATACCTCCATTGcatctataaaaaaagagaaattaaGTGCgtttaattttcttgatggttcaaaaatatctaaaacaaaaagaagaaggacaTACCAAAGACATGACGCAAGCACAGCGTCCTCAATTGAACCAAACCTACAAGATGAGGGCAATCTTATGATGCAGAATGAGTCAGAATCAATAAAACAGATATACAATGATATCAACGAGTTCATATTAAATCTACCGAGAGCTGACGATGACGTATTAAATAAAATGTTCGAGAATGAATTAAACAAAGACAACGTTGAGGAAGGAGAAAATATGCTCACATCCAAAGATAGAAAATACGGTAAATCCCGAACAATACTAATaagcaaaaataaagaaaatgaaatggcagaggaggaagaggatGATCAAAAAGCTAATGCAGTACCCACAAATAATCCTTACGGCGATAACTCTGAAAAGGAAGGGTTGACTTCAACAAATCACTacaatgaattgaaaaacatgGGAGACACAATTAAATACCAAGATGATATTGACTTTTTTCTATCGAATTCTAAAAATAGTGTTAATGATTCAGGGTCAATTAACGActatttcaagaaacttttgaatttatcaTTGATGATAATCAATGATGACGGGTTTTTCCAATATGCGAgaagatatttcaaaaaggaaataatTAGCCTCAGTTTTTTTCGAGTTGAGTTAGATTTTCCTGAATTAATGTTATTACAGGGTTATCTATTAGGTAAAGTCAGTGAATCGCAATGCGATTTCCCACCTAGTTTTGAGAGCTTCTCTATTGAATTGAGTCGAAATGAAGGTAGTATATGCAGAAAAAATAGGCGTATCAATAAATTATCACACCTGAATTTTGAGGACTTCCTCCAGGAGACTCAGTTCAAGACAGGTCTTTATTATTCGTTATCACTCTGGGAAATGTATGGAAAGTTTTCGGCGAGCATGATTAAACGAATCTCGATCATTGCTTCGAATAGGGATTTATTTAATCAACATGTTATCAAATTGATTCCGCTGttagaaaaaatgatgtcAGATTCCAAATTTGGGCTCATATTCATTAAACAGCCTGATATATTCGATGGTGTTATTAGCAATTTAAATAACCAGttcaagaatatgattGATAATGATTATTTTATCAGAACTTTAATTTTGCTAACTAATATGGAAGGACATAATCACAAATTGTGGGAGAGCATGGATATGATATTCCAAGACTCAATGAATACAATTTTGAAGGGCATACATCCATTGATCGATGCGAAAGTCGATAATGTTCTCTTACATTTGGGGCTATGTCTAAATCTGTGTGGGGGAAAAAATTGCGATCTGGaagttgatgatgaattatGGCATAATATGAGAGCAACTTTTCTTAAAATGATTCGTGATGATTctgaagttgaaaacagGTTAATGCAAGGTTTATTCTACTTAAATTTTGCATTCGTAGTTAATCAGCGCAAAGAAGGCGATTATTTAGACTCATGGGAGCTCAACACATTAACAGTAGCACTAGAAGCATTCGAATCAGAAACCTCACAATTTAATGAAGGTATTTCGAGTAAAATCGAGATTGCTTTACACTATTTAAGATCAATCCatgagaagaaaaaaagtacaatttaa
- the DAD1 gene encoding Dad1p (similar to Saccharomyces cerevisiae DAD1 (YDR016C); ancestral locus Anc_3.239): MEEKASGNRVNVKFPKVLIKNKQLPKATEYNHLFKREIQEVAKSVQIHGYIMASTSNEEDKLITTADKYFIEQRNIVLQEIDETMSSILNGLNVLNISLESSIAVGREFQSVSDLWKTFYDGLESIPDEVPIDEQTTLSQAKPTTK; encoded by the coding sequence ATGGAGGAAAAAGCTAGCGGAAACCGGGTAAACGTAAAATTCCCGAAAGTGttaatcaaaaataaacaacTACCCAAAGCAACAGAGTATAATCACTTGTTCAAAAGAGAGATCCAAGAAGTGGCAAAAAGCGTGCAAATACATGGATATATAATGGCTAGTACGTCTAATGAGGAAGATAAGTTGATAACAACGGCGGACAAGTATTTTATAGAGCAAAGGAACATTGTCTTACAAGAGATCGATGAGACCATGAGTTCGATCTTAAATGGCTTGAATGTACTGAATATATCATTAGAGAGTTCAATAGCCGTGGGGAGAGAATTTCAGTCTGTTTCGGATTTGTGGAAAACATTCTATGATGGCTTGGAAAGTATACCTGATGAAGTGCCCATTGATGAGCAAACGACACTATCTCAAGCCAAACCAACGACGAAATGA
- the PSF1 gene encoding DNA replication protein PSF1 (similar to Saccharomyces cerevisiae PSF1 (YDR013W); ancestral locus Anc_3.234): protein MYGDLANKLVLEAKRTKQLYTRNNQDVNLPMYHEDIVRNILKEISNLRKNTEYLKEQQQLGMLDNKVAKCQYFVTLLCMERNKRCLLAYQKLRTDILGSMAWNNNSVDLMSNIAVSQQDANDLSHQEQEYLKEYSDLITDLKSGDLADIDLSGSLVPPSDVFIDVRVLKDAGEIQTEYGVFNLIKDSQFFVRQSDVERLIQQGYLQKI from the coding sequence ATGTATGGAGACTTAGCTAATAAATTGGTATTAGAGGCCAAAAGAACGAAACAACTGTACACAAGAAATAATCAAGATGTTAATCTACCCATGTATCATGAAGATATAGTGCGAAATATCCTGAaggaaatttcaaatttgcGTAAAAATACGGAATACCTAAaggaacaacaacaactgGGAATGCTGGATAATAAGGTAGCGAAATGTCAATATTTTGTCACTTTATTATGTATGGAACGGAACAAGAGATGTCTCTTAGCATACCAAAAATTAAGAACCGATATACTGGGTTCTATGGCTtggaataataatagtgtAGACTTGATGAGTAATATTGCTGTTAGTCAACAGGATGCAAACGATCTTTCTCACCAAGAACAGGagtatttgaaagaatacTCGGATTTAATCACGGACCTGAAAAGTGGTGATCTGGCCGATATCGATTTATCTGGCTCTTTGGTGCCTCCAAGCGATGTTTTCATCGATGTCAGAGTGCTGAAAGACGCTGGTGAGATTCAAACTGAGTATGGTGTGTTTAATCTCATTAAAGattctcaattttttgtaagGCAGTCTGATGTAGAGCGGCTGATTCAGCAAGGTTACTTACAAAAGATATAA
- the HED1 gene encoding Hed1p (similar to Saccharomyces cerevisiae HED1 (YDR014W-A); ancestral locus Anc_3.238) produces the protein MQHRSNRRSCTTVVTPLREYTGAEKPPYTETGPSRRNRRSTTTSSVVNINVVERKLFNLELEKQHIHAKGLVKGKQIECPSAENTDLDTNKVTEEQEAPAEEPVGKQPPCLMKKSPPRKKKSLKDLIYETNKTLYQVDSNKVKYKVGLSKKQLLSPKTEDS, from the coding sequence ATGCAACACAGATCAAACAGAAGGAGTTGTACCACTGTGGTAACGCCACTAAGGGAATACACCGGTGCCGAAAAACCCCCATATACTGAAACCGGCCCTTCGAGAAGAAACAGAAGGTCGACTACGACATCATCCGTGGTTAATATCAATGTTgtggaaagaaaactgttcaacttggaattggaaaagCAGCATATTCACGCCAAAGGTCTGGTTAAGGGTAAGCAAATCGAATGTCCCAGCGCTGAAAATACTGATTTGGATACGAACAAAGTAAcggaagaacaagaagcTCCAGCAGAAGAGCCCGTCGGGAAGCAGCCACCCTGcttaatgaagaagagtccaccaagaaaaaaaaaaagtttgaaaGACTTGATTTACGAGACAAACAAGACATTATATCAAGTAGATTCCAACAAGGTTAAATACAAAGTAGGTTTGTCCAAGAAGCAGCTATTATCGCCTAAAACCGAAGATAGCTAA
- the RPL4B gene encoding 60S ribosomal protein uL4 (similar to Saccharomyces cerevisiae RPL4A (YBR031W) and RPL4B (YDR012W); ancestral locus Anc_3.232): MSRPQVTVHSLTGEATANALPLPAVFSAPIRPDIVHTVFTSVNKNKRQAYAVSEKAGHQTSAESWGTGRAVARIPRVGGGGTGRSGQGAFGNMCRGGRMFAPTKTWRKWNVKVNHNEKRYATASAIAATAVASLVLARGHRVEKIPEIPLVVSTDLESVQKTKDAVAALKAVGAHSDLLKVLKSKKLRAGKGKYRNRRWTQRRGPLVVYAEDNGIVKALRNVPGVETANVASLNLLQLAPGAHLGRFVIWTEAAFSKLDQVWGSETVASSKVGYTLPSHIISTSDVTRIINSSEIQSAVRPAGQATQKRTHVLKKNPLKNKQILLRMNPYAKVFAAEKLGSKKAEKTGTKPAAVFNETLKHD, translated from the coding sequence ATGTCCCGTCCACAAGTTACTGTACACTCTTTAACTGGTGAAGCTACTGCCAATGCCTTGCCATTGCCAGCTGTCTTCTCCGCTCCTATCCGTCCAGATATTGTCCACACTGTTTTCACCTCTgtgaacaagaacaagagaCAAGCTTACGCTGTCTCTGAAAAGGCTGGTCACCAAACCTCTGCCGAATCCTGGGGTACTGGTCGTGCCGTCGCTCGTATTCCAAGAGttggtggtggtggtacCGGTAGATCCGGTCAAGGTGCCTTCGGTAACATGTGTCGTGGTGGTCGTATGTTTGCTCCAACTAAGACCTGGAGAAAGTGGAACGTTAAGGTTAACCACAACGAAAAGCGTTACGCCACTGCTTCTGCTATTGCTGCTACTGCCGTTGCCTCTTTGGTCTTGGCCAGAGGTCACAGAGTCGAAAAGATTCCAGAAATCCCATTGGTTGTCTCCACTGACTTGGAATCTGTCCAAAAGACTAAGGACGCCGTTGCTGCTTTGAAGGCTGTTGGTGCTCACTCCGACTTATTGAAGGTCTTGAAgtccaagaaattgagagCCGGTAAGGGTAAGTACAGAAACAGAAGATGGACTCAAAGAAGAGGTCCATTAGTTGTCTACGCTGAAGACAACGGTATTGTCAAGGCTTTGAGAAACGTTCCAGGTGTCGAAACCGCTAACGTTGCTTCTTTGAACTTGTTGCAATTGGCTCCAGGTGCTCACTTGGGTAGATTTGTCATCTGGACTGAAGCTGCCTTCTCCAAGTTGGACCAAGTCTGGGGTTCCGAAACTGTTGCCTCCTCCAAGGTCGGTTACACTTTGCCATCCCACATCATCTCCACTTCTGATGTCACCAGAATCATCAACTCTTCTGAAATCCAATCTGCTGTTAGACCAGCTGGCCAAGCTACTCAAAAGCGTACCCacgttttgaagaagaacccattgaagaacaagCAAATCTTGTTGAGAATGAACCCATACGCCAAGGTCTTTGCTGCCGAAAAGCTAGGTTCCAAGAAAGCTGAAAAGACCGGTACCAAGCCAGCTGCTGTCTTCaatgaaactttgaagCACGACTAA